The following are encoded together in the Flavobacterium sp. TR2 genome:
- a CDS encoding 6-pyruvoyl trahydropterin synthase family protein, whose translation MSNIRITKQFSFETGHALYGYDGKCKNVHGHSYKLSVTVIGSPITDRSNVKFGMVIDFSDLKKIVKEEIVDQFDHATVFNQTTPHIELANELKNRGHHVILVDYQPTSENMVVDFAERIKNRLPAGITLFSLKLQETESSFAEWYASDNL comes from the coding sequence ATGAGTAATATCAGAATTACAAAACAATTTAGCTTCGAAACCGGCCATGCTTTGTACGGTTACGACGGAAAATGCAAGAACGTTCACGGACACAGTTATAAATTATCGGTAACGGTTATTGGTTCGCCAATTACAGACCGATCGAATGTAAAGTTCGGAATGGTAATTGACTTTTCTGATCTAAAGAAAATTGTAAAAGAAGAAATCGTCGATCAGTTTGATCATGCTACTGTTTTCAATCAGACAACACCGCATATCGAATTGGCAAATGAATTGAAAAATCGTGGACATCACGTTATTTTGGTAGATTATCAGCCAACAAGCGAAAATATGGTAGTTGATTTTGCTGAAAGAATCAAAAATCGCTTGCCTGCAGGAATTACTCTTTTCTCACTAAAACTTCAGGAAACAGAATCGTCTTTTGCCGAATGGTACGCTTCTGATAATCTTTAA
- a CDS encoding enoyl-CoA hydratase/isomerase family protein translates to MSLENANGSLQTFFQNTIATVQFGHRASNSFPRELLNRLTAEINSLSRNENVSVIILKSDGEKTFCSGASFDELLKVENEEQGIEFFSGFAHLLNAMRNCSKIIIGRVQGKAVGGGVGIISACDYVFATPQSDIKLSELAIGIGPFVIEPAVSRKIGKTAMTEMTLAAHEWKSADWAFQKGLYSVMSDAENLDKGVVNFAQKLSSYNPEALYEMKKIIWEGTEQWESLLFERAAITGKLVLSDFTKSALLQFKK, encoded by the coding sequence ATGAGTTTAGAAAATGCAAATGGAAGTTTACAGACATTTTTCCAAAATACGATTGCCACTGTGCAATTTGGCCATCGGGCAAGTAATTCTTTTCCGCGTGAATTGTTAAATAGGCTTACAGCTGAAATTAATTCCTTAAGCAGAAATGAAAATGTTTCGGTTATTATTTTGAAAAGCGACGGAGAAAAAACATTTTGTTCCGGAGCTTCTTTTGATGAACTTTTGAAAGTTGAAAATGAAGAACAAGGAATAGAATTCTTTTCTGGTTTTGCGCATCTATTGAATGCTATGCGAAATTGCAGTAAAATTATAATTGGCAGAGTGCAAGGAAAGGCAGTAGGGGGCGGTGTCGGAATTATTTCGGCCTGCGATTATGTTTTTGCAACTCCGCAAAGCGATATTAAATTATCTGAACTAGCAATCGGAATCGGGCCTTTTGTGATAGAACCGGCTGTTTCTAGAAAAATCGGAAAAACAGCTATGACAGAAATGACGCTGGCAGCGCACGAATGGAAATCGGCAGATTGGGCTTTTCAAAAAGGTCTTTATTCGGTTATGAGTGATGCTGAAAATTTAGACAAAGGGGTCGTAAATTTTGCTCAAAAATTAAGCTCGTACAATCCCGAAGCGCTTTACGAAATGAAAAAAATTATTTGGGAAGGAACAGAACAATGGGAATCGCTTTTATTTGAACGTGCTGCCATTACAGGAAAATTGGTCTTGTCTGATTTTACAAAGTCGGCGTTATTACAGTTTAAGAAATAA
- a CDS encoding GIY-YIG nuclease family protein produces the protein MFYIYIIYSETLDKYYVGSSQNIKQRLEDHLNSRSKFTKAAKDWVLKYSETFTTRSEAYQRELQIKKMKSRKYIENLIQTKG, from the coding sequence ATGTTTTATATCTACATCATATATTCAGAAACATTAGACAAATACTATGTCGGTTCATCTCAAAATATCAAACAACGTTTAGAAGATCATTTAAATAGCAGAAGCAAATTCACAAAAGCTGCGAAAGATTGGGTGTTAAAATACTCTGAAACCTTTACTACAAGAAGTGAAGCTTATCAAAGAGAATTACAGATAAAAAAAATGAAAAGCCGAAAATATATTGAAAACCTAATACAAACAAAAGGCTAG